From Thalassotalea euphylliae, the proteins below share one genomic window:
- a CDS encoding alkaline phosphatase produces MYSRWMLRSLIASLLATSAHAAVLPEIQKSSAWYSNAEQVINTKLQQNTKDKAKNVILFVGDGMGISTLTAARILQGQMAGQSGEEGYLSFETFPYSAQVKTYNVDAQTPDSAGTMTAMISGVKTDVGVIGVDEDIERGNCATVKGNELVSAVELAEIRGLSTGVISTARITHATPAATYAKSADRNWEDVSDMPEAAAAGGCEDIASQLVNFEKNLEMRFPGIDVDGIEVAMGGGRRHFLPKDAAFNSADARSEVEGDRTDSRDLTAEWQATYEHGAYVMDKAGFDAIDPATATKVLGLFNESHMQYEADRANDIAGEPSLSEMTSKAIDILDNNDKGYLLVVESGRIDHGHHAGNAYNALNDTVEFAKAVQAAADATNPEDTLILVTADHSHVFTIAGYPKRGNPILGKVVAVGSDEPSLASDGMPYTTLGYTNGRGFADLGSETNADAIYGIDPNAGRKDITAVDTTTPGFHQETTIPLSSETHAGEDISLHAKGPGAHLAQGVVEQNVVFHLINQALGLLND; encoded by the coding sequence ATGTACTCTCGATGGATGCTTCGCTCGCTAATAGCTTCGCTCTTAGCCACGAGCGCACACGCTGCCGTGCTACCAGAGATACAAAAATCAAGTGCGTGGTACAGCAATGCAGAGCAAGTGATCAATACCAAGCTTCAACAAAACACCAAAGACAAAGCGAAAAATGTCATTTTGTTCGTTGGTGATGGCATGGGGATTTCTACCTTAACGGCGGCGCGTATTTTACAAGGACAAATGGCTGGCCAATCAGGGGAAGAGGGCTACCTGTCATTCGAAACATTCCCCTATTCAGCACAAGTGAAAACCTACAATGTCGACGCACAAACACCGGATTCAGCAGGCACCATGACCGCAATGATTTCCGGGGTAAAAACGGATGTCGGTGTGATTGGTGTCGATGAAGACATCGAACGCGGTAATTGCGCGACGGTGAAAGGTAATGAACTGGTCAGTGCCGTTGAGCTTGCTGAAATTCGCGGCTTATCAACGGGGGTTATCTCTACGGCGCGAATTACCCATGCAACACCTGCGGCGACCTATGCAAAATCGGCAGACCGCAACTGGGAAGACGTATCAGATATGCCAGAGGCAGCCGCTGCTGGCGGCTGTGAAGATATTGCTTCACAGCTTGTTAATTTTGAAAAAAACCTAGAAATGCGTTTTCCCGGGATTGATGTCGATGGTATCGAAGTTGCCATGGGCGGCGGTCGTCGCCATTTCTTACCAAAAGACGCTGCCTTCAATAGTGCCGATGCCCGTAGTGAAGTCGAAGGTGATCGCACCGATAGTCGCGATCTCACGGCAGAGTGGCAAGCAACTTATGAACATGGTGCTTATGTGATGGACAAGGCGGGGTTTGATGCTATCGACCCTGCAACAGCGACCAAGGTACTTGGCTTGTTTAACGAATCACATATGCAATACGAAGCCGATCGCGCTAATGATATTGCCGGTGAGCCATCGTTGTCAGAAATGACGAGCAAAGCGATTGATATTTTGGATAACAACGACAAAGGTTACCTCTTAGTCGTGGAATCAGGTCGTATTGATCACGGTCATCACGCCGGTAATGCGTACAATGCCCTTAATGACACTGTTGAATTTGCTAAAGCGGTACAAGCGGCTGCCGATGCCACCAACCCAGAAGATACCTTAATTCTGGTAACTGCGGATCACAGCCATGTGTTTACCATCGCGGGATATCCTAAGCGCGGTAACCCCATTTTAGGCAAAGTTGTTGCTGTTGGGAGTGACGAGCCAAGCTTGGCTTCTGACGGTATGCCATACACGACACTGGGTTACACTAATGGCCGTGGTTTTGCTGATTTAGGCAGCGAAACTAACGCCGATGCAATTTACGGTATTGACCCCAATGCTGGTCGCAAAGACATTACTGCGGTTGACACTACTACGCCTGGTTTTCACCAAGAAACCACTATTCCACTGAGTTCAGAAACCCACGCCGGTGAAGATATTTCACTACATGCGAAAGGCCCTGGCGCGCATTTAGCGCAGGGCGTAGTTGAGCAAAACGTGGTCTTTCATTTAATCAATCAAGCACTTGGCTTGTTAAACGACTAG
- a CDS encoding acyl-CoA thioesterase, whose product MTTDNTTSNTVEFRFLAEPTDVNFGGKVHGGMVMKWIDQASYACAAQWSKHYCVTVSANAIRFIRPILVGQLISLTARIVHTGKSSMHIYVVVKAGDPKTGKQAVTNRCFITFMAVDDTGYPTPVPAYTAQTEEDKQLEKVAIQAKDFAKKLDSEFEDKLGWK is encoded by the coding sequence ATGACGACTGATAACACAACAAGTAACACCGTTGAATTTCGTTTTCTCGCTGAACCAACCGACGTAAATTTTGGCGGAAAAGTGCATGGTGGAATGGTGATGAAATGGATTGACCAAGCTTCTTATGCTTGTGCTGCACAGTGGAGTAAGCACTATTGCGTCACCGTATCCGCAAATGCTATTCGCTTTATTCGCCCTATTTTAGTGGGACAGTTAATTAGCCTTACGGCGCGCATTGTGCACACGGGTAAATCGAGCATGCATATCTATGTGGTCGTCAAAGCGGGTGATCCAAAAACAGGTAAGCAAGCGGTCACTAATCGCTGTTTTATCACCTTTATGGCGGTTGACGATACGGGTTACCCCACACCCGTTCCGGCATACACGGCACAAACAGAAGAAGATAAGCAATTAGAAAAAGTGGCCATTCAAGCGAAAGACTTTGCCAAAAAACTCGACAGTGAGTTTGAGGATAAATTAGGGTGGAAATAA
- a CDS encoding S1 family peptidase: MKVLITLLFIVSPLFSLTKLYAAEQAGTIFKQLAPSLYQIRLIDKASGEKSTIGSGFQITADGLIATNYHVISGHAQYPEKYQIQYLDHQGNKGQLTLASVDVINDLALVKRAVSAPMSFFSIAEQAPTKGEKLFSLGNPHDLGMIVVPGTYNGLKKESFIDKIHFTGSVNSGMSGGPVVNKTEQVVGVNVATSGNQIGFLVPHDKLAKLFHDYQQAAPETIEQQMAEQLTANQQAMVETLLTSKWHKKMLGNGIIPTIDVPFIRCWGESNADKQDALIYSAMANCAMDEDTFIDNNFFTGGIEMQFQYMETNKISDLKFYHLYQRQIARAAANNKATKDDVTEFACHHDIVMPSSNLINNKSILCTRNYKKFPDLYDVLYLGLSVDKNTQALISHFTIAGVEKAMALAFTKQFMESVSWK; encoded by the coding sequence ATGAAGGTATTAATTACACTGCTGTTTATTGTCAGCCCGCTATTTTCTCTGACTAAGCTGTACGCTGCTGAGCAGGCAGGCACAATATTCAAACAGCTTGCCCCCTCGCTCTACCAAATTCGACTGATTGATAAGGCGAGCGGTGAAAAATCCACTATCGGCTCGGGCTTTCAAATCACAGCTGATGGCTTAATTGCGACCAATTACCATGTTATTTCCGGCCACGCACAATACCCAGAAAAGTATCAAATTCAGTATTTGGATCACCAAGGAAATAAAGGGCAACTAACATTAGCCAGTGTTGATGTGATCAATGATTTAGCGCTGGTCAAACGAGCAGTTTCAGCGCCCATGTCATTTTTTTCCATTGCCGAGCAAGCACCAACGAAAGGCGAAAAACTTTTCTCACTAGGTAACCCTCACGATCTGGGCATGATTGTCGTGCCAGGTACTTACAATGGCCTCAAGAAAGAGTCATTTATTGATAAAATCCATTTTACGGGTTCAGTGAATTCTGGGATGAGTGGTGGCCCTGTGGTCAATAAAACAGAGCAAGTCGTGGGTGTAAACGTTGCAACTTCAGGCAATCAGATTGGCTTTTTAGTGCCGCATGACAAGCTGGCCAAATTGTTTCATGACTACCAACAAGCGGCACCTGAGACGATAGAGCAACAAATGGCGGAGCAACTGACCGCCAATCAGCAAGCCATGGTAGAGACATTACTGACCAGCAAATGGCACAAAAAAATGTTAGGCAACGGCATTATTCCAACCATTGATGTCCCTTTTATTCGTTGTTGGGGGGAATCAAATGCCGACAAGCAAGACGCGTTAATTTATTCGGCGATGGCCAATTGCGCGATGGATGAAGATACCTTTATCGACAACAACTTTTTTACCGGCGGTATTGAAATGCAATTTCAATACATGGAAACCAATAAAATTAGTGACTTGAAGTTCTATCACTTATATCAGCGACAAATCGCTCGCGCGGCGGCGAATAACAAAGCCACCAAAGACGATGTCACAGAGTTCGCGTGTCATCACGATATTGTGATGCCGTCTTCTAACCTAATTAACAACAAAAGTATTTTGTGCACACGAAATTACAAAAAGTTTCCAGACTTATACGACGTACTTTATTTGGGACTATCAGTGGATAAAAATACCCAAGCGCTGATCAGTCACTTCACCATTGCGGGTGTTGAAAAAGCAATGGCATTGGCCTTTACCAAGCAGTTTATGGAGTCAGTGTCATGGAAATAA
- a CDS encoding FHA domain-containing protein, with the protein MEIIVEELSKGHKLIGRHKYNNGSVKVGRAYNNDIIVSDPHVCPQHLSINYDGEHWIVTDHDSLNGSFLGQSKTVANGHIVKSGDVIALGNSQIRLVFPDHPVSASVPFSAFETLINLARNPLVIVVSIMLFTLASGWLTYLDKGKEVNFTQLLVPAIGMALVFSIWPALVSMVSHLTKNDARVLHQIGTCFVFFLLLMLTDIVQALVNFNTSGNWPVAWLTYLLPIAVAFTMFWLNCYIGFHMSDRRRLATAASLTLIFFGGSALIHFSKQPEFNPRPQYDATIMPPNFLLSASSDVDEFLTDAEKLFEKTRQQSLKAQK; encoded by the coding sequence ATGGAAATAATCGTCGAAGAGCTGAGTAAAGGGCACAAGTTAATTGGTCGCCACAAATACAATAACGGCTCAGTAAAAGTGGGTAGAGCCTATAACAATGACATTATTGTGAGTGACCCCCATGTTTGCCCTCAACATTTATCCATCAACTACGATGGTGAGCATTGGATCGTCACCGATCACGATAGCCTCAATGGCTCTTTTCTTGGACAAAGTAAAACGGTTGCCAATGGTCATATCGTAAAATCAGGTGACGTTATTGCACTGGGCAACAGCCAAATACGCTTGGTGTTTCCTGATCACCCAGTATCGGCTAGTGTACCTTTTAGCGCGTTTGAAACTTTAATCAACTTGGCTCGTAACCCATTGGTTATCGTTGTCAGCATTATGCTGTTTACCTTAGCTTCTGGCTGGTTAACTTATTTGGATAAAGGAAAAGAAGTTAACTTTACCCAGCTTTTGGTACCTGCTATTGGTATGGCATTGGTCTTTTCTATCTGGCCGGCACTTGTGTCTATGGTGTCGCACTTAACCAAAAACGATGCCAGAGTACTGCACCAAATCGGCACTTGTTTTGTGTTTTTCTTGCTACTGATGTTAACCGACATAGTGCAAGCCTTGGTGAACTTCAACACCTCAGGTAATTGGCCTGTTGCGTGGTTAACTTACCTACTGCCCATTGCTGTTGCCTTTACCATGTTTTGGCTAAATTGCTATATCGGCTTCCATATGAGCGATCGCCGCCGCCTTGCAACAGCCGCCAGTTTAACCCTAATTTTCTTCGGTGGTAGCGCGCTCATTCACTTTAGTAAGCAACCTGAATTTAATCCGCGGCCACAATATGACGCGACGATTATGCCGCCAAACTTCTTGTTATCTGCCAGCAGTGACGTTGATGAGTTTTTAACCGATGCTGAAAAATTATTTGAGAAAACCCGGCAGCAATCACTTAAAGCACAAAAGTAG
- the trpS gene encoding tryptophan--tRNA ligase, protein MSKPIVLSGCQPSGELTIGNYLGALKQWVGMQDDHECYYMLVDQHAITVRPDPAALRKATLDGLALYLACGVDPQKSTIFIQSHVPEHAQLSWVLNCYTQMGELNRMTQYKDKSQKSEANMNSGLFTYPVLMAADILLYNADRVPVGDDQKQHLELARDVATRFNNLYGDIFTVPDPHIPEFGARIMSLQDPLKKMSKSDDNANNFIGLLEDTKKITKKIKRAVTDSDEQARIYFDVAEKPGVSNLLSLLSCATGKSVESLVPEYEDKMYGHLKGDVAQAVVALLEPIQARYQEYREDQTFLNQVMRDGAEKASAHASKVLTSVYDAIGFVAKP, encoded by the coding sequence ATGAGTAAACCAATTGTATTAAGTGGCTGTCAGCCATCTGGCGAATTGACGATAGGCAACTACCTAGGCGCACTCAAGCAGTGGGTTGGTATGCAAGATGATCATGAGTGCTATTACATGCTTGTCGATCAGCATGCAATTACCGTTCGTCCTGACCCTGCTGCGCTTAGAAAGGCGACATTAGATGGCTTAGCTTTGTACCTTGCCTGTGGTGTTGATCCACAAAAGAGCACCATTTTTATTCAGTCGCACGTGCCAGAGCACGCACAGCTGAGCTGGGTACTAAATTGTTATACCCAAATGGGCGAGCTAAACCGGATGACCCAATACAAGGACAAGTCACAAAAGTCTGAAGCGAATATGAACTCTGGCTTGTTTACGTATCCAGTGTTAATGGCTGCTGATATTTTGCTTTACAATGCTGATCGCGTGCCTGTCGGCGATGATCAAAAGCAACACTTAGAGCTGGCTCGCGATGTCGCCACCCGCTTTAATAACTTATACGGTGATATCTTTACGGTACCTGATCCACATATTCCGGAATTTGGTGCCCGCATTATGAGTTTGCAAGATCCTCTCAAGAAAATGTCAAAATCAGACGACAATGCCAACAACTTTATTGGCTTGTTAGAAGACACTAAGAAAATCACTAAGAAAATCAAACGTGCCGTAACAGATTCTGACGAGCAAGCGCGTATTTACTTCGATGTTGCTGAAAAACCGGGTGTGTCTAACTTGCTGTCACTATTATCTTGTGCAACAGGTAAGTCAGTTGAAAGTTTAGTGCCAGAATACGAAGACAAAATGTATGGTCACCTTAAAGGTGATGTTGCTCAAGCTGTGGTTGCACTATTAGAGCCAATTCAAGCGCGTTACCAAGAATACCGCGAAGACCAAACATTCTTAAACCAAGTGATGCGTGACGGCGCTGAGAAAGCTTCTGCTCACGCAAGCAAAGTATTAACGAGTGTTTATGATGCAATAGGGTTTGTTGCTAAGCCTTAG
- the rpe gene encoding ribulose-phosphate 3-epimerase — translation MSSFLIAPSILSADFARLGDDVARVLSAGADVVHFDVMDNHYVPNLTFGPMVCQSLRDYGITAPIDVHLMVKPVDSLVPAFAKAGADIITFHPEASDHVDRTLQLIKDNGCKAGLVLNPATPLNVLDHVMERLDVILLMSVNPGFGGQSFIPTTLDKLRLVKQRIIESGRDIRLEIDGGVKVDNIAEIAAAGADMFVAGSAIFSQPDYRTVIEQMRAELAAVERK, via the coding sequence ATGTCTTCATTTTTAATTGCACCGTCTATTCTCTCAGCTGATTTCGCCAGACTTGGTGATGATGTCGCCCGTGTACTTAGCGCTGGTGCTGATGTGGTTCATTTCGACGTGATGGACAATCATTACGTGCCTAATTTGACCTTTGGCCCTATGGTCTGCCAGTCACTTCGCGACTACGGCATCACTGCACCAATTGATGTGCACTTAATGGTGAAACCCGTTGATAGTTTAGTGCCAGCCTTTGCGAAAGCGGGTGCTGATATTATTACTTTTCATCCAGAAGCCAGCGATCACGTTGACCGCACCTTGCAGTTGATCAAAGACAATGGCTGTAAGGCCGGCCTTGTTTTGAACCCCGCAACGCCACTGAACGTGCTTGATCACGTTATGGAGCGATTAGATGTCATCTTGTTGATGTCTGTTAATCCGGGTTTTGGTGGGCAGTCTTTTATCCCGACGACATTAGACAAGTTGCGTTTGGTTAAGCAACGCATTATCGAAAGCGGACGTGATATACGATTAGAAATTGATGGTGGCGTAAAAGTCGATAATATCGCTGAGATTGCCGCTGCAGGTGCCGATATGTTCGTTGCAGGCTCGGCAATATTTTCACAGCCAGATTATCGCACTGTCATTGAACAGATGCGTGCAGAACTGGCTGCTGTCGAGCGAAAGTAA
- a CDS encoding TorF family putative porin, whose protein sequence is MKKVLMGMAIASSLATMMFVPNQAQAAVEANIGATSNYLWRGVSQSADSASVSGGIDYSDDSGFYAGTWVGSLGDGNGAETDFYLGFGGESGDFGYDVGYILYHYADLDDGDFGEVYFNGSYADFSFGVAYTVNSQVDDGSLFDTGDIYYSVGYGFEVAKEYSVGLTYGYYDFDAGSDSDYGHLQVDISKGDFTFSVSRADEDSGDDDTKFVVSWGTTF, encoded by the coding sequence ATGAAAAAAGTACTAATGGGAATGGCGATTGCTTCGAGTTTAGCAACAATGATGTTTGTACCGAATCAAGCACAAGCAGCTGTCGAGGCTAATATTGGTGCCACAAGTAACTACTTGTGGCGTGGTGTCAGCCAAAGCGCTGATTCAGCATCTGTATCAGGTGGTATTGATTACAGCGATGATAGCGGCTTTTATGCTGGTACTTGGGTTGGCTCGCTCGGTGACGGCAATGGCGCAGAAACTGATTTTTACTTAGGGTTTGGCGGTGAGTCTGGCGATTTTGGCTACGATGTCGGCTACATCCTGTATCACTACGCAGACCTGGACGATGGTGATTTTGGCGAAGTTTACTTTAATGGTAGCTATGCAGATTTCAGCTTTGGCGTTGCTTACACAGTAAACAGCCAAGTGGACGACGGCTCTTTATTCGACACGGGTGATATCTACTACAGTGTGGGTTACGGTTTTGAAGTCGCGAAGGAATACAGTGTCGGCCTAACCTACGGTTACTATGATTTCGACGCTGGCAGCGATAGCGACTATGGTCACTTACAAGTCGATATTAGCAAAGGCGACTTTACCTTCAGTGTCTCTAGAGCAGATGAAGATTCTGGTGACGACGATACTAAATTCGTTGTTAGCTGGGGCACTACTTTTTAA